One genomic region from Dehalobacter restrictus DSM 9455 encodes:
- a CDS encoding (Fe-S)-binding protein: protein MPKKKKLPPVLALIRDNIVEYQNPLALKPKEIASWVKDLKLPQKGEILFYTGSEYQLLPYIDSLVKTLIYVDSSSNLFSWLMGARKIVNKTGINAEKIYASVLAKDKERFYSVNYKAAIILQKLGYDLCYDPRADMYTGALLDELGFWQELKSYAAILSERIRETEAKVVVCTSPHAAEMFKLIYPKLVDFPDIQVKTFIELVWEKRHLLPAVDEKDPVVIHDSCRMARELGISQEIRDVLDAVGVKYIEPLRCREWTTCCGGPSKMLFPEISKTISKRRVVELADTGAKRALISCPYCLSSLESGVDKNHPMIMDDMVEFLFRGFKD from the coding sequence TTGCCTAAGAAGAAAAAACTGCCGCCTGTTTTGGCGTTAATCAGAGATAATATTGTTGAATATCAGAACCCGCTGGCTCTGAAGCCAAAGGAGATAGCTTCCTGGGTAAAAGATTTAAAGCTGCCCCAAAAAGGTGAGATCCTGTTTTACACAGGCAGTGAATATCAGCTTTTGCCGTATATTGATTCACTTGTCAAGACACTGATCTATGTCGATTCGTCCAGCAACCTCTTCTCCTGGCTGATGGGAGCAAGAAAGATTGTGAATAAGACCGGTATTAATGCGGAGAAGATCTATGCTTCTGTCTTGGCCAAAGACAAAGAAAGATTTTATTCTGTAAATTATAAAGCTGCAATCATTTTGCAAAAGCTTGGTTATGATCTTTGTTATGACCCTCGGGCAGATATGTATACCGGTGCCTTGCTGGATGAACTTGGTTTTTGGCAAGAATTAAAGTCCTATGCTGCGATCTTGTCTGAACGAATTAGAGAGACCGAAGCAAAAGTCGTCGTCTGTACTTCGCCGCATGCAGCGGAAATGTTCAAGCTTATTTATCCCAAACTGGTTGACTTTCCGGATATTCAGGTGAAGACTTTTATCGAATTGGTCTGGGAAAAAAGGCATTTGCTTCCTGCTGTTGATGAAAAGGATCCGGTGGTTATCCATGATTCCTGCCGGATGGCCAGGGAACTTGGCATATCCCAGGAGATCAGAGATGTTCTGGATGCAGTCGGTGTAAAATATATTGAGCCGCTGCGCTGCAGAGAGTGGACAACCTGCTGCGGAGGTCCGAGTAAAATGCTGTTTCCCGAGATATCCAAAACAATTTCTAAACGCAGAGTCGTTGAATTGGCGGATACTGGAGCAAAGCGGGCTTTGATATCCTGCCCGTACTGCTTATCTTCACTGGAAAGCGGTGTCGATAAGAATCATCCGATGATCATGGATGATATGGTTGAATTCTTATTTAGGGGGTTTAAGGATTAA
- a CDS encoding LUD domain-containing protein, producing MTDLNKEIGAYTKNLNKASKDPNINRAITRAVKSYRETVSSTMDRYPHTEKLAEEVREIKAYSMQHNRELREQAMEAIERNHGKAFFAKDKDEVFRILDEIVGTGKVIVKGKSMLGEELKLRHGLEKAGNEVWETDLGEFILQLKDDRPMHILSPAIHVPREQVAEIFSDFFKKEVPPDIAQEVGVVREFLREKYFTADIGISGANVVAADTGQVVIIENEGNVRLCTGAPPVHIVIVGIEKLVPSFLEAMMTAEVTWRYAQYGAPSYVNIISGPSKTGDIEKVTTYGAHGPKEFYVIFVNNGRSKMMAEEHFSQASHCLRCGGCMYECPVFQVTAGHYGKTYLSGIGSVWTAFVEGGADDAAPMLYTCLRCGRCVERCPMQIDVPSMVGELRSRVVSSEE from the coding sequence ATGACTGACTTGAATAAAGAAATTGGCGCCTACACCAAGAATTTGAATAAAGCAAGTAAAGATCCTAATATTAACCGGGCGATAACCAGAGCTGTAAAATCCTACAGGGAGACGGTATCTTCAACCATGGATCGCTATCCGCATACGGAAAAGCTTGCCGAGGAAGTCCGGGAAATTAAAGCATATTCGATGCAGCATAACAGAGAGCTCAGGGAGCAAGCCATGGAAGCAATTGAAAGAAATCATGGCAAGGCTTTCTTTGCCAAAGACAAGGACGAAGTTTTCCGTATTCTCGATGAGATTGTCGGTACAGGCAAGGTGATCGTGAAAGGCAAGAGTATGCTGGGCGAAGAGCTTAAACTCAGACACGGGCTGGAGAAAGCCGGGAACGAGGTTTGGGAAACCGATCTTGGGGAATTCATTCTTCAGCTGAAGGATGACCGCCCGATGCACATTCTGTCTCCGGCAATCCACGTACCCAGAGAACAGGTTGCCGAGATCTTTTCCGATTTCTTCAAAAAAGAAGTGCCTCCCGATATTGCTCAGGAAGTTGGGGTCGTACGGGAATTTTTAAGAGAGAAATATTTCACTGCTGATATTGGAATCAGCGGCGCCAATGTGGTTGCTGCCGATACCGGTCAGGTTGTCATTATTGAAAATGAAGGAAATGTCCGGCTTTGTACGGGTGCGCCGCCGGTACATATTGTCATTGTGGGCATCGAAAAACTTGTACCGTCTTTCCTCGAGGCTATGATGACAGCTGAGGTAACGTGGAGATACGCCCAGTACGGAGCACCGAGCTATGTCAATATTATCAGCGGCCCGAGCAAGACCGGGGATATCGAGAAGGTTACGACTTACGGCGCTCATGGACCGAAAGAATTTTATGTTATTTTTGTTAATAACGGCCGAAGCAAAATGATGGCGGAGGAACATTTCAGCCAAGCTTCGCACTGCCTGCGCTGCGGTGGCTGCATGTATGAGTGCCCGGTATTCCAGGTCACAGCAGGGCATTATGGCAAGACATACTTAAGCGGCATAGGATCCGTCTGGACGGCCTTCGTTGAAGGCGGAGCCGATGATGCTGCTCCGATGCTGTACACCTGTTTGCGCTGCGGACGTTGTGTGGAGCGTTGCCCGATGCAGATCGACGTACCGAGCATGGTCGGGGAACTGCGAAGCAGGGTTGTATCATCGGAAGAATAA
- a CDS encoding prohibitin family protein yields MEENITPAKPRRGFWIKIIPIVIIIALIAAMIGFKGYIIVEPGHRGVIVQLGKVMPYVLDEGFHIIVPFIQDVIPVEVRLQKDQSDQTTSSKDLQVVNTTIAVNYRLNPGNVNKLFQDVGLEYKEKVIDPAVSESLKAVTAQYTAEELISKRSEVSAKVKETLGKKLAVYYMELDDINITEFDFSDQFNQAIEEKQIAEQQALKANLDLQRIQVEAQQQIEQAKAEAEALKLQKDVITPELVELRKIEAQLEAIKKWDGKLPTVTGSGAVPFIDISNLNK; encoded by the coding sequence ATGGAAGAAAACATCACTCCGGCCAAACCCAGAAGAGGATTCTGGATAAAAATTATTCCGATTGTAATAATTATTGCGCTCATTGCTGCCATGATCGGCTTCAAAGGCTACATAATCGTTGAACCTGGCCACCGGGGCGTTATCGTCCAGCTTGGTAAAGTTATGCCGTACGTTTTAGACGAAGGGTTCCACATCATTGTACCATTTATCCAAGATGTTATTCCAGTTGAAGTCCGGCTTCAGAAAGACCAATCTGACCAAACTACCTCTTCCAAGGACCTTCAGGTCGTAAATACAACGATCGCTGTAAATTACCGGCTTAATCCGGGAAATGTCAACAAGCTCTTCCAGGATGTCGGCCTGGAATACAAAGAAAAAGTTATCGACCCGGCCGTTAGTGAATCGCTCAAGGCTGTAACCGCTCAGTATACCGCTGAAGAACTGATCTCTAAACGTTCGGAAGTCAGCGCCAAAGTCAAAGAGACGCTTGGTAAGAAGCTTGCAGTCTATTATATGGAACTGGATGACATCAATATCACCGAATTTGACTTCAGCGACCAATTCAATCAGGCTATTGAGGAAAAGCAGATTGCTGAACAGCAAGCCTTAAAAGCAAATCTTGATCTTCAGAGAATCCAAGTCGAAGCCCAACAGCAGATTGAACAGGCTAAGGCTGAAGCAGAAGCCCTGAAGCTGCAGAAGGATGTCATTACCCCTGAACTGGTAGAACTGCGTAAAATTGAAGCTCAGCTTGAAGCGATCAAGAAATGGGACGGCAAACTTCCGACCGTGACAGGCAGCGGCGCTGTTCCGTTTATCGATATCAGCAATCTGAACAAATAA
- a CDS encoding TIGR00266 family protein, whose product MGKAHEIEYKIYGDDMQFVEIELDPAESVIAEAGALMFMEPGIQMETIFGDGSGQGENRGLTGKLFGAGKRLLTGESLFMTLFTNSGAGKAHASFAAPYPGKIIPVDLTAYNGKVICQKDAFLCAAKGVAIGIEFNKRLGTGFFGGEGFIMQKLEGDGLAFLHAGGTIVEKELRPGETLRVDTGCLVGMTGSVCYDIQFVGGIKTAFFGGEGLFFATVSGPGKVWLQSLPFSRLADRIIASAPRLGGAQKGEGSILGGLGNLLDGDR is encoded by the coding sequence ATGGGAAAAGCTCACGAAATCGAATATAAGATCTACGGGGATGACATGCAGTTTGTTGAGATTGAATTGGACCCGGCTGAAAGTGTGATTGCGGAAGCAGGAGCCTTAATGTTTATGGAACCGGGCATTCAGATGGAAACCATCTTTGGGGACGGATCCGGACAGGGAGAAAATAGGGGACTTACCGGGAAGCTATTTGGAGCAGGGAAAAGGCTGCTAACAGGAGAAAGCCTTTTTATGACCCTATTTACCAACAGTGGGGCAGGCAAAGCGCATGCTTCTTTTGCGGCCCCTTATCCCGGGAAAATCATCCCGGTTGATCTAACTGCGTATAACGGTAAAGTAATCTGTCAAAAGGATGCCTTTTTATGTGCCGCAAAAGGGGTAGCGATCGGCATCGAATTCAACAAAAGACTCGGAACCGGATTCTTTGGCGGTGAAGGATTTATCATGCAGAAACTCGAGGGAGATGGCCTGGCTTTCCTGCATGCCGGCGGAACAATTGTCGAGAAGGAACTTCGGCCGGGAGAAACCCTCAGGGTCGATACCGGCTGTCTCGTCGGAATGACCGGCAGCGTTTGCTATGATATTCAATTTGTCGGAGGCATCAAAACTGCTTTCTTTGGCGGGGAAGGACTATTCTTTGCAACTGTTTCCGGTCCCGGCAAAGTTTGGCTGCAGTCTCTGCCGTTCAGCCGTCTCGCGGACAGAATCATTGCTTCTGCGCCGAGGCTTGGTGGGGCCCAGAAAGGCGAGGGGAGTATCCTTGGAGGACTTGGGAACCTTCTGGATGGAGACAGATAA